In the Plectropomus leopardus isolate mb chromosome 5, YSFRI_Pleo_2.0, whole genome shotgun sequence genome, one interval contains:
- the LOC121942887 gene encoding WD repeat domain phosphoinositide-interacting protein 4-like, whose amino-acid sequence MAQQRGVNSLQFNQDQSCFCCAMETGVRIYNVEPLMEKGHLDHEQVGSVASCSMLHRSNLLAVVGGGVNPKFSEISVLVWDDARESRDPKDKLVLEFTFTKPVLAVRMRHDKIIIVLKNRIYVYSFPDNPVKLFEFDTRDNPKGLCDLCPSLEKQLLVFPGHKCGSLQLVDLSNTKPGTSSAPFTINAHQSEIACVALNQPGSVAASASRKGTLIRLFDTTTRDKLVELRRGTDPATLYCINFSHDSSFLCASSDKGTVHIFALKDTKLNRRSALARVGKVGPVIGQYVDSQWSLASFTVPAECACICAFGKNTSKNVNSVIGEDTRQNTHDVLTVL is encoded by the exons ATGGCTCAGCAGAGAGGAGTCAACAGCCTGCAGTTCAACCAGGACCAGA GCTGTTTCTGCTGCGCGATGGAGACCGGGGTCAGGATTTATAACGTGGAGCCGCTGATGGAGAAAGGCCACCTGG aCCATGAGCAGGTGGGCAGCGTGGCCTCGTGCTCGATGCTGCATCGATCCAACCTGCTGGCCGTCGTCGGAGGAGGAGTCAACCCCAAATTCTCTGAAATATCTG TGCTGGTGTGGGACGACGCTCGAGAGTCACGAGACCCCAAAGACAAACTGGTTCTGGAGTTCACCTTCACCAAACCGGTTCTAGCTGTCCGCATGAGACACGACAA GATCATCATCGTGCTGAAGAACAGGATTTATGTTTACAGTTTTCCAGATAATCCGGTCAAACTGTTCGAGTTTGACACCAGAGACAACCCCAAAG GCCTGTGTGATTTATGTCCCAGTctggagaagcagctgctggtgTTTCCGGGTCATAAATGCGGCAGCCTGCAGCTGGTC GACTTGTCCAACACCAAGCCGGGGACGTCGTCCGCCCCGTTCACCATCAACGCCCACCAGAGCGAGATCGCCTGCGTGGCGCTCAACCAGCCCGGCAGCGTGGCGGCGTCCGCTTCTCGTAAAGGAACGCTCATCCGCCTGTTCGATACCACGACCAGAGACAAACTGGTGGAGCTGCGCCGAGGCACCGACCCCGCCACCCTCTACTG CATCAACTTCAGCCACGACTCGTCCTTCCTGTGCGCCTCCAGCGATAAAGGCACCGTTCACATCTTCGCCCTCAAAGACACCAAACTGAACCGCCGCTCTGC gcTGGCGCGTGTGGGGAAGGTGGGCCCTGTGATTGGTCAGTACGTGGACAGCCAGTGGTCATTGGCCAGTTTCACCGTGCCGGCCGAGTGCGCCTGTATCTGCGCTTTCGGAAAGAACACGTCCAAGAACGTCAACTCCGTCATCGGTGAGGACACGCGTCAAAATACACACGATGTCTTAACTGTGCTTTAA